One genomic region from Spirulina subsalsa PCC 9445 encodes:
- a CDS encoding CBS domain-containing protein gives MSKTVADYMTPNPLTVTPQTPLKEAIQILAEHRISGLPVVDEGGKLLGILANADLMWQETGADPPPYIMFLDSVIFLENPAKYEKELHKALGQTVEEVMSTKPITVKPDQPLREAAKLMHEKHVRRLPVLDEEGKVVGILTQGDVIQALAAE, from the coding sequence ATGTCAAAAACCGTTGCTGATTACATGACCCCCAATCCTTTAACCGTCACCCCCCAAACCCCGTTAAAGGAGGCTATTCAGATTCTCGCAGAACACCGGATTAGTGGTTTGCCTGTGGTGGACGAAGGGGGGAAATTGCTGGGGATTTTAGCCAATGCGGACTTGATGTGGCAAGAGACGGGGGCTGATCCCCCGCCTTATATTATGTTCCTCGATAGTGTGATTTTTCTGGAAAATCCCGCCAAATATGAGAAGGAACTGCACAAGGCTTTAGGGCAAACGGTGGAAGAGGTGATGAGTACCAAACCCATTACGGTGAAGCCGGATCAGCCCTTACGGGAAGCGGCCAAACTGATGCACGAGAAGCACGTTCGCCGCTTGCCTGTGTTAGATGAAGAGGGAAAAGTGGTGGGAATTCTCACCCAAGGGGATGTGATTCAGGCCTTGGCGGCTGAATAA
- the nblB gene encoding phycobilisome degradation protein NblB → MTITPESVQVLLNSEDYGDRLSGLNKLRQLSPDVAFGLIKPLITDSHPRVRYSAVSQMDSLGGQNLAETLPLLRERLLTDKESDVRAAAADAIAALKLTEAFDDLLLVYQQSGDDWLIQFSIIAALGEMGDPRSFPLLQEALDSDNTLLQTAAIGSFGELGDPRAIALLAPFVTHSDWQIRHRLVQALTRLGTPESHALLAQLTQDEFPQIAQDAQAALD, encoded by the coding sequence ATGACCATTACGCCGGAATCCGTACAAGTCCTATTAAATTCTGAAGATTATGGCGATCGCCTAAGTGGATTAAATAAACTACGCCAACTCTCTCCAGACGTGGCTTTTGGCCTGATTAAACCCCTGATTACAGACAGTCATCCGCGAGTGCGCTACTCGGCCGTGAGTCAGATGGATTCCTTGGGGGGGCAGAATCTCGCCGAAACCCTGCCCTTGTTGCGGGAACGCTTGCTCACAGATAAGGAATCCGATGTACGCGCTGCGGCTGCCGATGCGATCGCCGCCTTAAAACTCACCGAAGCCTTTGATGATCTGCTCCTAGTGTATCAACAGTCCGGCGACGACTGGCTGATTCAATTTAGCATCATTGCCGCTTTAGGCGAAATGGGAGATCCCCGCAGTTTCCCCCTCCTACAAGAAGCCCTAGACTCCGATAATACCTTATTACAAACCGCCGCCATCGGTTCTTTCGGGGAATTAGGCGATCCCCGTGCCATTGCCCTCCTTGCCCCCTTTGTCACCCATAGCGATTGGCAAATTCGCCATCGTTTAGTGCAAGCTTTAACTCGTTTAGGCACCCCAGAAAGTCACGCCTTATTAGCCCAGTTGACCCAAGATGAATTCCCCCAAATTGCCCAAGATGCTCAAGCGGCACTGGATTAA
- a CDS encoding Uma2 family endonuclease: MVTTPQPTQPTKVIYPDCDGNPMSDSTRQFRWIVVIKENLEILFDDDPNVFVAGDLLWYPQEGNNKVRQAPDVMVAIGRPKGDRGSYKQWEEENIPPQVVFEVLSPGNRLKEMAKKQEFYNRYGVEEYYIFDPDRLDFNGLVRRQRGSLETIDQPDSWTSPRLGIRFELQDDQFTIYRPDGQRFLTPTELAKLAEQQRQRAESAEARLRELEARLQELEGNRNPQD; the protein is encoded by the coding sequence TCCCATGTCTGATAGTACTCGCCAGTTCCGTTGGATTGTGGTGATTAAAGAAAACTTAGAGATTTTGTTTGATGATGATCCCAATGTCTTTGTGGCGGGGGATTTACTCTGGTATCCCCAAGAAGGGAATAATAAAGTACGTCAAGCGCCGGATGTGATGGTGGCCATTGGACGACCTAAAGGCGATCGCGGTTCTTATAAACAATGGGAAGAAGAGAACATCCCCCCCCAAGTGGTGTTTGAAGTTCTCTCCCCCGGAAATCGCCTCAAGGAAATGGCGAAGAAACAAGAGTTTTACAATCGCTATGGGGTGGAAGAATATTATATTTTTGACCCAGATCGTCTGGATTTTAATGGTTTGGTTCGCCGTCAAAGGGGTTCACTGGAAACCATTGATCAGCCCGATAGCTGGACGAGTCCCCGTTTAGGGATTCGCTTTGAACTTCAGGATGACCAGTTCACCATCTACCGTCCCGATGGTCAGCGATTTCTCACCCCCACGGAGTTGGCTAAACTCGCCGAACAACAGCGTCAGAGGGCGGAGTCCGCAGAAGCACGGCTGCGGGAATTGGAGGCTCGTTTACAGGAACTAGAGGGGAATCGCAACCCCCAGGACTAA